A portion of the Paenibacillus sp. PvR098 genome contains these proteins:
- a CDS encoding ribonuclease H-like domain-containing protein yields the protein MSSLRERLMRHKRTEVTPVAVVHDEQAASEDEWGVVGAVMKQSEWGDFVLRRRTYEAEYRHGGSKLGDLVGSANELWRLLASGEAENGLAEALGMPHERLLFMDTETTGLGHGAGNVSFMIGIGFYEGDHFTVEQMLIRHPGEEAAMLGYLQDKLKNRPVLISYNGKSFDWPIIKNRYIMNRMPLQSEPAGHIDFLYPSRSLWKHSLTSCRLGNVEEERLGVHRENDVPGSMAPALYFQYLAERDPEVLKGVFVHNELDVLSLAGLAVHFTALLGGKLDWMHAREFGREEWFRLGLWLEKIGMQAKADEALGALAEELLSDESQRNTGDVDDCLLALAQFFKRRRNLTEACLLWKHYIACKGVSRTAALEPYIELSMYYEHKVKEWKPALDYAELALDLVWRRGALKRNGSRPGAGSRSDRQKDTGTEAAELEKRIERLKRKSAAAFSSASSPAAPKLPRKRRSTLGSEQLSLLL from the coding sequence ATGAGCTCGCTCAGGGAACGGCTGATGCGACATAAGAGAACTGAAGTGACGCCAGTAGCTGTTGTTCACGACGAACAAGCTGCGTCTGAAGATGAATGGGGCGTTGTCGGCGCGGTCATGAAACAGAGTGAGTGGGGGGATTTTGTACTCCGTCGGCGCACCTACGAGGCCGAATATCGGCACGGCGGCAGCAAACTGGGTGATTTGGTCGGCAGCGCAAATGAGCTTTGGCGTTTGCTGGCTTCGGGAGAAGCCGAAAATGGCCTGGCCGAAGCTCTCGGCATGCCACACGAACGGCTGCTTTTCATGGATACGGAGACGACTGGACTAGGCCACGGCGCGGGGAATGTTTCTTTTATGATCGGAATCGGGTTCTATGAGGGTGATCATTTTACAGTTGAGCAAATGCTGATTCGGCACCCGGGAGAAGAAGCGGCCATGCTTGGGTACCTTCAAGACAAGCTGAAAAACCGTCCTGTGCTAATTTCTTATAACGGCAAGTCGTTCGACTGGCCGATCATCAAGAACCGGTACATTATGAACCGAATGCCGCTGCAGTCCGAGCCTGCTGGACATATCGATTTTCTGTATCCGTCCAGAAGTTTATGGAAGCATTCGCTGACGTCCTGCCGACTAGGTAATGTCGAAGAGGAGCGTCTTGGCGTGCATCGGGAGAATGATGTTCCCGGGTCTATGGCGCCTGCGCTTTATTTTCAATATTTGGCAGAGCGGGATCCGGAGGTTCTAAAAGGCGTGTTTGTGCATAACGAGCTGGACGTCCTGTCGTTGGCCGGGTTGGCTGTACATTTCACCGCTTTACTGGGCGGAAAGCTCGACTGGATGCATGCCCGAGAATTCGGCAGGGAAGAATGGTTCCGGCTTGGGCTGTGGCTGGAGAAGATCGGTATGCAGGCGAAGGCCGACGAGGCCTTGGGTGCCTTAGCGGAGGAATTGCTCTCAGACGAATCACAGAGGAATACCGGTGATGTGGATGACTGCTTGCTTGCGCTGGCTCAATTTTTCAAACGGCGGCGGAACCTGACTGAAGCTTGTCTTCTGTGGAAGCATTATATTGCTTGCAAGGGCGTCAGCCGCACCGCAGCTCTTGAGCCATATATTGAGCTGTCTATGTATTATGAGCACAAAGTGAAAGAATGGAAGCCGGCTTTGGATTACGCTGAGCTAGCCCTCGATCTCGTATGGCGGCGCGGCGCGCTAAAGCGTAACGGGAGTCGACCGGGAGCTGGCAGCCGGAGTGATCGACAGAAGGATACGGGAACGGAAGCCGCTGAATTGGAAAAAAGGATTGAACGGCTGAAGAGAAAATCGGCTGCGGCCTTCTCTTCTGCTTCGTCACCTGCTGCACCCAAATTGCCAAGAAAGCGAAGGTCCACGTTGGGCTCCGAACAGCTGTCTCTGCTGCTGTAA